A stretch of the Phormidium ambiguum IAM M-71 genome encodes the following:
- the hpf gene encoding ribosome hibernation-promoting factor, HPF/YfiA family has translation MKLVIHGKNIEITDAIREYVHQKLEKATSHYLNVTNEIDVHLSVARNPRINEKQIAEVTVYANGTVIRAEEGSESLYASIDLVADKIARKLRKYKEKRLDKKTQSKTVEVVEQQPVTPDLIGDRTPELPNEVVRTKYFAMPPMTINEALEQLQLVDHDFYMFCNAETGEINVIYERNHGGYGVIQPRHNNGHTGNKNGKTAQNTTAPEKTQAK, from the coding sequence ATGAAGCTCGTTATTCACGGCAAAAACATTGAAATCACAGATGCAATTCGTGAGTATGTACATCAAAAATTGGAAAAAGCAACAAGTCATTATTTAAATGTAACAAATGAGATTGACGTACATCTTTCAGTAGCCCGCAATCCTCGAATCAACGAAAAACAGATTGCTGAAGTTACAGTTTATGCCAACGGGACAGTAATTCGTGCCGAAGAAGGTAGTGAAAGCTTATATGCAAGCATTGATTTAGTTGCTGATAAAATAGCCCGTAAACTACGCAAATACAAAGAGAAACGCTTAGATAAGAAAACCCAAAGTAAAACAGTTGAAGTTGTTGAGCAACAGCCAGTAACACCAGATTTAATTGGCGATCGCACTCCTGAACTACCCAACGAAGTAGTGCGTACCAAATATTTCGCCATGCCACCAATGACCATTAACGAAGCATTGGAACAATTGCAATTAGTAGATCATGACTTTTATATGTTCTGCAACGCCGAAACAGGCGAAATAAACGTCATCTACGAACGCAATCACGGCGGCTACGGCGTAATTCAACCCCGTCACAATAACGGCCATACCGGAAATAAAAACGGCAAAACTGCCCAAAATACAACCGCTCCTGAAAAGACACAAGCTAAGTAG
- the lipB gene encoding lipoyl(octanoyl) transferase LipB, with the protein MILRNNRLLPLDSEIKHRRCWLFNQGLVDYQVAWDWQRSLIAARREQPNLEDLLILLEHTPVYTLGKGANQEFIKFNLDESDHPVYRIERGGEVTYHCPGQLVGYPILNLQYYRQDLHWYLRQLEEVIIRVLASYDLLGERIPGYTGVWLQGCKVAAIGIKVSRWITMHGFALNVCPDLTGFTRIVPCGIADKPVGSLAEFIPDITVEEVRKKVAIAFAEVFRVQLVEAEDQTDFL; encoded by the coding sequence ATGATTTTGCGTAATAATCGGTTACTTCCTTTGGATAGTGAAATAAAACATCGTCGCTGTTGGCTATTCAACCAGGGACTAGTGGATTATCAAGTTGCCTGGGATTGGCAGCGATCGCTAATTGCAGCACGCCGGGAACAGCCAAACTTAGAAGATCTGTTAATTTTGCTGGAGCATACCCCAGTTTACACTTTGGGCAAAGGCGCAAATCAAGAGTTTATTAAATTTAACCTTGACGAGAGCGATCATCCAGTCTACCGGATTGAGCGTGGTGGTGAGGTAACATACCATTGTCCAGGTCAGTTAGTTGGTTATCCGATTTTGAATTTGCAATATTACCGCCAAGATTTACATTGGTATTTGCGCCAACTGGAGGAAGTTATAATTCGAGTATTAGCAAGTTATGATTTGCTAGGAGAAAGAATTCCGGGTTATACAGGGGTTTGGTTGCAAGGATGTAAGGTAGCGGCGATCGGGATTAAGGTAAGTCGTTGGATTACCATGCACGGCTTTGCGTTGAATGTTTGTCCTGATTTGACTGGTTTTACGCGCATTGTTCCCTGTGGGATTGCGGATAAACCTGTGGGTAGTTTGGCAGAATTTATTCCTGATATTACTGTAGAAGAGGTGCGAAAAAAAGTAGCGATCGCATTTGCTGAAGTCTTCCGAGTTCAGCTAGTTGAAGCAGAAGATCAAACTGATTTCTTATGA
- a CDS encoding endonuclease/exonuclease/phosphatase family protein → MISKDKFKLFIPNIFIVVTILISLLTIIGYLGKINYIFDLTAHFKRQYLIVGFCTFFFFLLTRHKVWWIISLCCILLNLMEVVPWYLPPTASAQAKTTGQLRVLLSNVLYSNENYSNVISFVRKEAPDIAVFVEAGQRWNQELTALKDLLPYSAIAQDSKRFGTTLYSRFPLESFSIEKFQGPRSTIVAKIKYQGKEVIVMGTHPNYPVSKIGFIQRNSQLNAMADYIAKINQPVILMGDFNITMWSPFYQRFIQESKLKNGRIGFGLQPTWPAFLPFLAIPIDHCFVSQNIQVINSRTGDNVGSDHLPIIADLAIGE, encoded by the coding sequence ATGATTAGTAAAGACAAATTTAAGCTTTTCATTCCCAATATCTTTATTGTGGTAACTATTCTGATTAGCTTGTTGACTATTATTGGATATTTGGGAAAAATTAACTATATCTTTGACCTGACTGCTCATTTTAAGCGGCAATACTTAATCGTTGGTTTTTGTACTTTTTTCTTTTTTCTATTGACGCGCCATAAAGTTTGGTGGATTATTAGCCTTTGCTGTATCTTATTAAACTTGATGGAAGTTGTTCCTTGGTATTTGCCGCCAACTGCTTCAGCCCAAGCCAAAACAACCGGACAATTAAGAGTTTTATTATCTAATGTTTTATATAGCAATGAAAATTACTCAAATGTTATCTCTTTTGTCAGAAAGGAAGCACCAGATATTGCTGTTTTTGTGGAAGCTGGTCAACGTTGGAATCAGGAATTAACAGCTTTAAAAGATTTACTTCCTTATTCAGCAATTGCCCAAGATTCTAAAAGATTTGGTACTACTCTTTATAGTAGATTTCCCTTAGAAAGTTTTTCAATTGAGAAATTCCAAGGGCCAAGAAGCACTATAGTGGCAAAGATTAAATATCAGGGCAAAGAAGTAATAGTTATGGGGACTCATCCAAATTATCCGGTGAGTAAAATTGGTTTTATCCAAAGAAATTCTCAATTAAATGCAATGGCTGATTACATAGCCAAGATTAATCAACCAGTTATATTGATGGGGGATTTTAATATTACTATGTGGTCGCCATTTTATCAGCGATTTATTCAAGAAAGTAAGTTAAAAAATGGGCGAATTGGGTTTGGTTTACAACCTACATGGCCTGCTTTTTTACCTTTTTTAGCTATTCCTATAGACCATTGTTTTGTGAGTCAAAATATTCAAGTTATTAACTCTAGAACTGGCGATAATGTTGGTTCAGATCATTTACCGATTATTGCAGATTTGGCGATCGGGGAATAG
- a CDS encoding DUF1802 family protein has product MELTIINHALKEWAVAVDALESGKTILLLRKGGIREEGNHFKVAHNEVLLYPTFEHQKPDLLKPEYADQVTIMPSGWHPETIRIGAWAKITDILLVSFEPSINALLPFHIWHEKFVSDRLKWKPRQPIYILLLRTYKLSQPQEIPYRAEYGGCKSWIKLQEDISVANATPVLTDTEYNKRTSVIRNSIANPSASTH; this is encoded by the coding sequence ATGGAATTAACAATAATTAATCATGCCTTGAAAGAATGGGCAGTTGCTGTTGATGCTTTAGAGTCAGGGAAAACTATTTTATTGCTGCGTAAAGGTGGAATTCGGGAAGAAGGAAATCATTTTAAAGTTGCCCATAATGAAGTATTGCTTTATCCAACTTTTGAACATCAAAAACCAGATTTACTAAAACCGGAATATGCCGATCAAGTAACAATAATGCCATCAGGCTGGCATCCTGAAACTATTCGGATTGGGGCTTGGGCAAAAATTACTGATATTTTATTAGTAAGTTTTGAGCCAAGTATTAACGCATTATTGCCTTTTCATATTTGGCATGAAAAGTTTGTGAGCGATCGCTTAAAATGGAAGCCACGTCAGCCAATTTACATTTTACTTTTACGCACTTATAAACTTAGTCAACCTCAAGAAATTCCTTATCGTGCAGAATATGGTGGTTGTAAATCTTGGATTAAACTCCAAGAGGATATTTCTGTCGCAAATGCTACACCAGTACTAACGGACACTGAATACAATAAACGCACAAGTGTGATTCGGAACTCGATCGCTAATCCTTCGGCTTCCACACACTAA
- a CDS encoding glycine betaine ABC transporter substrate-binding protein, translating into MKKRNFVLLCVLGFSLAMLIASCTVKPDNLIIIGSKNFTEQKILGELLAQHIEANTDLKVERKLNLGDTFICHNALTTGEIDAYVEYTGTAFTAILNNEPLSNPQEVYQQTKQQYEQQFNVEVMPSLGFNNTFAIVIRGEDARKLQVQSISEIAQKTPLWRVGFGEEFLNRKDGFSGLAETYNLRFAESPKVMDVGRVYPALKNKQVDLVVGNSTDGQIGRLDLVVLKDDRLFFPPYQAVPVVRQQTLQKHPELREVFQKLSGKISAPEMQRLNLQVEVEKKDVKQVVEQFLLSKGLIKK; encoded by the coding sequence ATGAAAAAGCGCAACTTCGTACTGCTTTGCGTGCTGGGCTTTAGTTTAGCAATGTTAATTGCTAGCTGTACCGTAAAACCAGACAACTTAATTATCATTGGCTCAAAAAACTTTACCGAACAAAAAATTTTGGGAGAACTTCTCGCTCAACATATTGAAGCTAATACTGATTTAAAAGTTGAACGTAAACTCAATCTAGGTGATACTTTCATTTGTCACAATGCTTTAACTACTGGCGAAATTGATGCTTATGTAGAGTACACTGGTACAGCTTTTACTGCAATTTTGAATAATGAACCTCTTAGTAATCCCCAAGAAGTTTACCAGCAAACTAAACAACAATACGAGCAACAATTTAACGTGGAAGTAATGCCTTCCTTGGGATTTAATAATACATTTGCTATTGTCATTCGCGGTGAAGATGCGAGAAAATTGCAAGTGCAAAGTATCTCAGAAATTGCTCAAAAAACACCACTGTGGCGAGTAGGTTTTGGTGAAGAATTCCTGAATCGAAAAGATGGATTTTCTGGATTAGCTGAAACGTATAATTTGCGCTTTGCTGAATCCCCAAAAGTGATGGATGTGGGGCGAGTGTATCCGGCTTTGAAAAATAAACAAGTAGACTTGGTGGTGGGTAATTCCACAGATGGACAAATTGGCCGTTTGGATTTAGTTGTGTTAAAGGACGATCGCCTTTTCTTTCCTCCCTACCAAGCTGTACCTGTAGTCCGCCAACAAACTCTGCAAAAACATCCAGAATTAAGGGAGGTATTTCAAAAACTAAGTGGCAAAATTTCTGCACCAGAAATGCAACGTTTAAACCTGCAAGTAGAAGTAGAAAAAAAGGATGTCAAACAAGTTGTCGAACAATTTCTCCTATCTAAAGGGTTAATTAAAAAGTAG
- a CDS encoding ATP-binding cassette domain-containing protein, with product MVHNNEIAVEFHDVTYLLKDRPLISNLNFTVKRGEILVLLGRSGCGKTTTMKLINRLLTPSSGEVRIEGISINDWNPIILRRHIGYVIQEIGLFPHFNVAQNVGLVPSLEGWKRDRISQRVNQLLQLVGLDPEQFADRYPDELSGGQRQRVGVARALAADPPLLLMDEPFGGLDPITRIEIQREFRQLQKQLGKTVIFVTHDIQEAFLLASRIGLMKSGKMLLIDTPAEFMKSPEKEVQEFLQCLPFLNQTDYLT from the coding sequence ATGGTACATAATAACGAAATTGCTGTTGAATTTCACGATGTTACTTACTTACTTAAGGATCGTCCTTTAATATCTAACCTCAATTTTACAGTGAAACGAGGAGAAATTTTAGTATTATTGGGTCGCAGTGGTTGTGGGAAAACTACAACTATGAAATTAATTAATCGGTTGCTGACTCCTAGTAGTGGAGAGGTGCGAATTGAAGGAATTTCGATTAATGATTGGAACCCAATTATTTTACGACGACATATTGGTTATGTGATTCAAGAGATTGGTTTATTTCCACATTTTAATGTTGCTCAAAATGTGGGATTAGTGCCTAGTTTGGAGGGGTGGAAGCGCGATCGCATTTCCCAAAGAGTTAATCAACTTTTACAACTAGTAGGACTCGATCCAGAACAGTTTGCCGATCGATATCCTGATGAATTATCCGGCGGGCAACGTCAGCGAGTGGGTGTAGCCCGCGCCCTCGCTGCTGACCCCCCATTATTATTAATGGATGAACCTTTCGGTGGACTCGATCCAATTACGAGAATTGAAATCCAAAGAGAATTCCGTCAACTACAAAAACAGTTAGGTAAAACTGTAATTTTTGTTACCCATGACATTCAAGAAGCTTTCTTACTAGCTTCAAGAATTGGCTTAATGAAATCAGGAAAAATGTTATTAATAGATACTCCAGCTGAATTTATGAAATCTCCAGAAAAGGAAGTACAAGAATTCTTACAATGTTTACCATTTCTCAATCAAACTGATTATTTAACATAA
- a CDS encoding metallophosphoesterase family protein: MNLNKELNIIGVIGDIHAEDKLLEKAVNFLKSKNVEKIVCVGDIVDGLGDVNECCNTLAKKFWLF; this comes from the coding sequence ATGAACCTAAACAAAGAACTTAATATTATCGGTGTCATCGGTGATATCCATGCGGAGGATAAATTGCTAGAGAAAGCAGTGAATTTTTTGAAATCAAAAAATGTTGAAAAAATCGTTTGCGTAGGAGATATTGTTGATGGCTTAGGAGACGTTAACGAATGCTGTAATACGTTAGCGAAGAAATTTTGGTTGTTTTAG
- a CDS encoding metallophosphoesterase family protein: MRSLKEATQLDSLSEFLQSFLLSVPLTIDFPTPHGLALLCHGLGKNDMVRLTPYDYGYAIDVNTDLQNLISEQKYKYVINGHTHYKMVRNFDQLTIINAGTLKRGQEPGFLLIDFVQQFVQFYKFSESFLIEDAERVSLTSKINEGNHSFR; encoded by the coding sequence ATGCGATCTCTAAAAGAGGCTACGCAGTTAGATTCGCTTTCGGAATTTTTGCAGTCGTTTTTATTATCTGTTCCTTTAACTATTGACTTCCCTACGCCTCATGGTTTAGCACTATTGTGTCATGGCCTGGGAAAAAATGATATGGTCCGACTAACTCCTTATGATTATGGGTATGCTATTGATGTTAATACAGATCTGCAAAACTTGATAAGCGAGCAAAAATATAAATATGTTATCAATGGTCATACGCATTACAAAATGGTACGAAACTTTGACCAATTAACTATTATAAATGCTGGGACGTTAAAGCGTGGGCAGGAACCTGGTTTTTTGTTGATTGATTTTGTTCAGCAGTTTGTCCAATTCTACAAATTTTCTGAAAGCTTTTTGATTGAGGATGCAGAAAGAGTCAGTTTAACATCTAAAATTAACGAGGGGAATCACAGTTTTAGATAA
- a CDS encoding DEAD/DEAH box helicase — protein MPRTPTLTFDRGTLILHPPPRGKSWVEFATWDDRVEKFRVPAIHYRPLVEALQAEKIDFIDEAKEFIPLQLIPSLEMEPYPHQSEALEAWKLAGRMGVVVLPTAAGKTYLAQLAMQATPRSTLILVPTLDLMHQWYAHLVAAFPDAEVGLLGGGSRDKSQILVATYDSAAINAESLGNRYALLIFDECHHLPTEFYRVIAEFAIAPYRLGLSATPERTDGKHKELDVLIGTEVYRKTPEELAGKALADHQIIPIKVKLSQQERERYNELIKIRNDFLKAEKIQLASLEGWQRFVMVSARSPAGRRAMLAHREAREIAVGTDGKIRVLADLLAEHFPERILIFTTDNATVYRISQEFLIPAITYQTPVKERHEILTRFKQGDYKSLVASHVLNEGVDVPAASIAIILSGTASPREYIQRLGRILRKGGDNNKRAILYEVVTEDTSEERVSQRRKGEEFEPQRRRERREEEKEKFVQLELLPSEPIYKVAESAEVDDSIKNQGKSEISYSKESRKSKKKNVTKRVADSSPKWGVDNPETPED, from the coding sequence ATGCCTCGTACTCCTACTTTAACTTTCGATCGCGGCACCTTAATCCTACATCCACCACCGAGAGGCAAAAGCTGGGTGGAATTCGCCACTTGGGATGACAGAGTAGAAAAATTTCGCGTTCCAGCTATTCATTACCGTCCTTTGGTAGAAGCTTTGCAAGCAGAAAAAATTGACTTTATTGATGAGGCAAAAGAGTTTATACCTCTGCAATTAATTCCGAGTTTAGAAATGGAACCTTACCCCCATCAAAGTGAAGCTTTGGAGGCGTGGAAATTAGCAGGAAGAATGGGAGTTGTTGTACTACCAACGGCTGCGGGTAAAACTTATTTGGCGCAATTAGCAATGCAAGCAACGCCTCGTAGCACGTTAATTTTAGTGCCAACTTTGGATTTAATGCACCAATGGTACGCACATTTAGTCGCGGCTTTTCCTGATGCGGAAGTTGGTTTATTAGGAGGTGGATCGAGGGATAAAAGTCAAATTCTTGTAGCTACTTATGATAGTGCGGCAATTAATGCGGAAAGTTTGGGAAATCGCTATGCTTTATTAATTTTTGATGAGTGCCATCATTTACCAACGGAATTTTATCGGGTGATTGCGGAATTTGCGATCGCACCTTATCGTTTAGGACTTTCCGCGACTCCTGAAAGAACCGATGGTAAACATAAGGAATTAGACGTTTTAATTGGCACAGAAGTTTATCGCAAAACTCCTGAAGAATTAGCCGGAAAAGCTTTAGCCGATCATCAAATTATTCCGATTAAAGTCAAGTTATCTCAACAGGAAAGAGAAAGATATAATGAATTAATTAAAATTCGCAATGACTTTTTGAAAGCGGAAAAAATTCAATTGGCTAGTCTGGAAGGTTGGCAAAGATTTGTCATGGTGAGTGCGCGATCGCCAGCCGGAAGACGTGCTATGTTAGCTCATAGAGAAGCTAGGGAAATTGCGGTGGGAACCGATGGAAAAATTCGCGTTTTGGCTGATTTGTTGGCAGAACATTTCCCGGAACGAATTTTGATATTTACTACCGACAATGCCACAGTTTATCGCATTTCTCAAGAGTTTTTAATTCCAGCAATTACTTACCAAACACCTGTTAAGGAAAGACACGAAATTTTAACTCGTTTTAAGCAGGGAGATTATAAAAGTTTGGTGGCTTCTCACGTTTTAAATGAAGGGGTTGATGTTCCTGCGGCTAGTATTGCAATTATTCTTTCTGGTACTGCTTCGCCAAGGGAATATATTCAAAGATTGGGGCGAATTTTGCGTAAGGGTGGTGATAATAATAAGCGAGCAATTTTGTATGAGGTGGTGACGGAAGATACGAGTGAGGAGAGGGTTTCGCAGCGGAGAAAGGGAGAAGAATTTGAACCGCAGAGACGCAGAGAACGCAGAGAGGAGGAAAAGGAGAAGTTTGTTCAGTTGGAACTTTTGCCTTCTGAACCGATTTATAAGGTTGCTGAGTCGGCGGAGGTTGATGATTCAATAAAGAATCAGGGAAAATCAGAGATAAGTTATTCTAAGGAAAGTCGAAAGTCTAAGAAAAAAAATGTTACCAAGCGAGTTGCTGATTCATCGCCAAAATGGGGAGTCGATAATCCCGAAACGCCTGAAGATTGA